Proteins from one Physeter macrocephalus isolate SW-GA chromosome 16, ASM283717v5, whole genome shotgun sequence genomic window:
- the APIP gene encoding methylthioribulose-1-phosphate dehydratase, whose product MSSCHAPEGDYCSLQCRAQDKEHPKYLIPELCKQFYHLGWVTGTGGGISLKHGNEIYIAPSGVQKERIQPEDMFVCDINEQDISGPPPYKNLKKSQCTPLFMNAYTMRGAGAVIHTHSKAAVMATLLFPGREFKITHQEMIKGIKKCTSGGYFRYDDMLVVPIIENTPEEKDLKERMARAMNDYPDSCAVLVRRHGVYVWGETWEKAKSMCECYDYLFDVAVSMKKVGLDPTQLPVGENGIV is encoded by the exons GACAAGGAACATCCAAAATACCTGATCCCAGAGCTCTGCAAACAGTTTTACCATTTGGGCTGGGTCACTGGGACTGGAGGAGGAATTAGCTTGAAGCATGG CAATGAAATCTACATTGCTCCTTCAGGAGTGCAAAAGGAACGGATTCAG CCTGAAGACATGTTTGTTTGTGACATCAATGAACAGGACATAAGTGGACCTCCACCAtataagaatcttaaaaaaagccAGTGTACTCCTCTTTTCATGAATGCTTACACAATGAGAG GAGCAGGTGCTGTGATTCATACCCACTCTAAAGCTGCTGTCATGGCCACCCTTCTCTTCCCAGGAAGGGAGTTTAAAATTACACATCAAGAGATGatcaaaggaataaagaaatgtaCCTCGGGAGGGTATTTCAg ATATGATGATATGTTAGTAGTACCCATTATTGAGAATACACCTGAGGAGAAAGACCTCAAAGAGCGAATGGCCCGAGCAATGAATGATTACCCAGACTCCTGTGCAGTACTAGTCAGACGGCATGGAGTCTATGTCTGGGGAGAGACGTGGGAGAAGGCTAAAAGCAT gtgTGAGTGTTACGACTATTTATTTGATGTTGCCGTATCAATGAAGAAGGTAGGACTGGATCCTACACAGCTTCCCGTTGGAGAAAATGGAATTGTATAA